From Temnothorax longispinosus isolate EJ_2023e chromosome 3, Tlon_JGU_v1, whole genome shotgun sequence, one genomic window encodes:
- the Mtr4 gene encoding exosome RNA helicase MTR4 isoform X1 — protein MANFTEDLFDVFDEHDTEGDDTEIPHIVKKIEPETGVKRQLDTDDDKSAVKKLRHESVLDDINLEEVACRIKVHTVETVESCMHEIAIPPNQEYVPLEHQQDKPAKEYKFILDPFQKEAILCIDNNQSVLVSAHTSAGKTVVAEYAIACSLRDKQRVIYTTPIKALSNQKYREFHEEFKDVGLVTGDVTINPTASILIMTTEILRNMLYRGSEVMREVGWVIFDEIHYMRDKERGVVWEETLILLPDNVHYVFLSATIPNARQFAEWVTHLHNQPCHVVSTDYRPTPLQHYIFPVGGDGIHLVVDETGQFKEENFNRAMACLQNMGDAAKGDMKGRKGGLRATNSGQTNIFKMVKMIMERNFAPVIIFSFSKKDCEVYAMQMAKLDLNTLEEKKLVDEVFNNAVDVLNDDDKKLPQVTNLLPLLRRGIGIHHGGLLPILKETVEILFGEGLIKTLFATETFAMGLNMPARTVLFTAPRKFDGKDFRWITSGEYIQMSGRAGRRGLDDKGIVILMIDEQVSPVVGKAIVQGKPDPINSAFHLTYNMVLNLLRVEEINPEYMLERSFFQFQNQAGIPALYNKVKELSTAYNTVNVDRYDEIASYHDVRQQLNRLSKEFQSFLTRPEYLVPFLMSGRLVKVKNENETFDWGMVVNFKKKNPKNPVKDKTVIVIDVLLHLSKDSKEGNPIPCRDGEEGEMEVVPVLHNLISQISSIRVHYQKDLRPPDNRKSVLKSIREVKKRYSGDLPLLNPITDMHIQDQAFKDIVKKIEVLEKRLYAHSLHKDPNVNVLYEQFLHKEELATQLKQAKEEFKQAKSILQMDELKCRKRVLRRMAYCTSADVIELKGRVACELNGADELLMTEMIFNGLFNSLSVPQMVALISCFVCDEKSNEMPKSTEELSGPLRQMQDLARRIAKVSTEANLELDEDAYVDRFKPYLMDVIYAWCKGATFLQICKMTDIFEGSIIRCMRRLEEVLRQLCQAAKGIGNTDLENKFSEAIKLIKRDIVFAASLYL, from the exons atggcGAATTTTACCGAAGACTTGTTTGACGTTTTTGATGAGCACGATACAGAGGGTGACGATACAGAGATCCCGCATATTGTAAA GAAAATCGAGCCAGAAACAGGAGTAAAGCGACAACTTGATACAGACGACGATAAGTCAGCTGTCAAAAAATTGCGACACGAATCTGTCTTGGATGACATCAA CCTAGAGGAGGTGGCATGTCGTATAAAAGTGCATACTGTAGAAACTGTAGAATCTTGTATGCACGAGATTGCTATCCCTCCTAATCAGGAGTATGTACCTTTGGAGCATCAGCAAGACAAGCCAGccaaagaatataaatttatacttgaTCCATTTCAAAAGGAGGCAATTTTATGCATTGATAACAATCAGTCGGTTCTTGTCTCCGCACATACGTCAGCTGGTAAAACTGTCGTGGCTGA ATATGCGATAGCGTGTTCTCTCAGGGATAAGCAGAGAGTAATATACACTACTCCGATCAAAGCGTTGAGCAATCAGAAATATAGAGAATTTCACGAGGAATTTAAGGATGTTGGTTTGGTAACGGGCGATGTTACTATAAATCCGACAGCGAGTATACTAATCATGACTACtgaaattttacgaaatatgcTCTACAGAGGTTCAGAG GTAATGCGTGAAGTTGGTTGGGTAATTTTCGATGAGATTCATTACATGCGCGATAAAGAGAGAGGCGTGGTGTGGGAGGAAACGCTTATCCTATTGCCGGACAATGTACACTATGTATTTCTATCCGCTACTATACCAAACGCACGACAATTCGCGGAGTGGGTGACGCATTTGCACAATCAACCCTGCCATGTAGTGTCTACGGACTACAGACCTACTCCGTTGCAACATTATATCTTTCCAGTTGGCGGTGATGGTATACATCTG GTTGTAGACGAGACCGGCCAATTCAAGGAGGAAAATTTCAATAGAGCCATGGCGTGCCTACAAAATATGGGTGACGCGGCTAAAGGTGACATGAAAGGACGCAAAGGTGGTCTACGTGCCACGAACAGCGGGCAAACGAATATCTTCAAGATGGTAAAAATGATCATGGAGAGAAACTTCGCGCCCGTAATAATCTTCAGTTTTTCGAAGAAGGATTGCGAGGTTTACGCGATGCAAATGGCCAAACTGGATTTGAACACGTTAGAGGAGAAAAAACTGGTAGATGAGGTTTTCAACAATGCGGTAGACGTTCTCAATGACGACGACAAAAAGTTACCGCAAGTTACGAACTTGCTGCCGCTTTTGCGGCGCGGAATAGGAATCCATCACGGTGGACTCTTGCCGATCTTGAAGGAGACGGTCGAGATATTATTCGGCGAGGGTCTGATCAAAACGCTTTTCGCCACTGAAACGTTCGCGATGGGTCTGAACATGCCAGCACGGACAGTCCTGTTTACGGCACCCCGTAAATTCGATGGCAAGGACTTTCGTTGGATCACGTCGGGTGAATACATCCAGATGTCCGGTCGCGCCGGCAGAAGAGGTCTCGACGACAAAGGAATTGTCATATTGATGATAGACGAGCAAGTTAGTCCCGTCGTTGGTAAAGCTATCGTTCAAGGAAAACCAGATCCAATCAACTCCGCGTTTCACTTGACCTATAATATGGTTCTTAATCTTCTCCGAGTGGAAGAGATTAATCCAGAATACATGTTGGAAAGAAGCTTCTTTCAGTTTCAAAATCAAGCTGGTATTCCAGCTTTGTATAACA AGGTAAAAGAATTATCTACCGCTTACAATACCGTAAATGTGGACAGATATGACGAGATTGCTTCTTATCACGATGTACGCCAACAACTCAATCGGCTCAGCAAAGAGTTTCAATCATTTCTAACACGACCGGAGTACTTGGTTCCGTTTTTAATGTCTGGAAGATTAGTAAAA gtgaaaaatgaaaacgaAACGTTCGATTGGGGCATGGTAGTgaattttaagaagaaaaatccGAAAAATCCAGTAAAGGACAAGACTGTTATTGTCATTGACGTTTTACTTCACTTATCGAAAGATTCTAAAGAAGGCAATCCAATTCCATGTCGCGATGGTGAAGAAGGCGAAATGGAAGTAGTTCCTgttttgcataatttaatttcgcaaATCAGTTCAATCAGAGTACATTATCAAAAGGATCTTAGGCCGCCTGATAATAGGAAGAGCGTACTGAAATCGATACGAGAAGTGAAAAAGAGATACTCGGGAGATTTACCGTTACTCAACCCTATTACAGACATGCATATACAGGATCAGGCTTTTAAagatattgtcaaaaaaattgaagtgtTAGAGAAAAGATTATATGCACATTCTTTGCATAAA GATCCCAATGTAAACGTATTATACGAACAATTTTTGCACAAGGAAGAATTGGCTACGCAACTTAAGCAAGCCAAGGAAGAGTTTAAGCAGGCTAAGTCGATACTTCAAATGGACGAACTGAAATGTAGAAAGCGAGTTTTAAGGAGAATGGCGTATTGCACATCGGCGGACGTTATAGAATTGAAAGGACGTGTAGCTTGCGAGCTGAACGGTGCCGATGAGCTTTTAATGACTGAGATGATTTTTAATGgtctttttaattctttgagCGTGCCACAAATGGTAGCGTTAATCAGTTGTTTTGTATGTGACGAAAAGTCAAACGAAATGCCTAAAAGTACAGAGGAATTAAGTGGTCCGCTTAGACAGATGCAGGACTTGGCTCGACGAATAGCAAAGGTATCGACAGAGGCCAATCTGGAATTAGACGAGGATGCATATGTCGATAGATTCAAACCGTATTTAATGGACGTTATATACGCTTGGTGTAAAGGCGCAACATTCTTacaaatttgcaaaatgacAGATATATTTGAAg GATCTATTATCAGGTGTATGCGACGTTTAGAGGAGGTACTTCGACAATTATGTCAAGCTGCAAAAGGTATCGGAAATACAGatctagaaaataaatttagcgAGGCGATCAAACTTATAAAACGGGATATCGTATTTGCTGCGtccttatatttataa
- the Mtr4 gene encoding exosome RNA helicase MTR4 isoform X2 gives MHEIAIPPNQEYVPLEHQQDKPAKEYKFILDPFQKEAILCIDNNQSVLVSAHTSAGKTVVAEYAIACSLRDKQRVIYTTPIKALSNQKYREFHEEFKDVGLVTGDVTINPTASILIMTTEILRNMLYRGSEVMREVGWVIFDEIHYMRDKERGVVWEETLILLPDNVHYVFLSATIPNARQFAEWVTHLHNQPCHVVSTDYRPTPLQHYIFPVGGDGIHLVVDETGQFKEENFNRAMACLQNMGDAAKGDMKGRKGGLRATNSGQTNIFKMVKMIMERNFAPVIIFSFSKKDCEVYAMQMAKLDLNTLEEKKLVDEVFNNAVDVLNDDDKKLPQVTNLLPLLRRGIGIHHGGLLPILKETVEILFGEGLIKTLFATETFAMGLNMPARTVLFTAPRKFDGKDFRWITSGEYIQMSGRAGRRGLDDKGIVILMIDEQVSPVVGKAIVQGKPDPINSAFHLTYNMVLNLLRVEEINPEYMLERSFFQFQNQAGIPALYNKVKELSTAYNTVNVDRYDEIASYHDVRQQLNRLSKEFQSFLTRPEYLVPFLMSGRLVKVKNENETFDWGMVVNFKKKNPKNPVKDKTVIVIDVLLHLSKDSKEGNPIPCRDGEEGEMEVVPVLHNLISQISSIRVHYQKDLRPPDNRKSVLKSIREVKKRYSGDLPLLNPITDMHIQDQAFKDIVKKIEVLEKRLYAHSLHKDPNVNVLYEQFLHKEELATQLKQAKEEFKQAKSILQMDELKCRKRVLRRMAYCTSADVIELKGRVACELNGADELLMTEMIFNGLFNSLSVPQMVALISCFVCDEKSNEMPKSTEELSGPLRQMQDLARRIAKVSTEANLELDEDAYVDRFKPYLMDVIYAWCKGATFLQICKMTDIFEGSIIRCMRRLEEVLRQLCQAAKGIGNTDLENKFSEAIKLIKRDIVFAASLYL, from the exons ATGCACGAGATTGCTATCCCTCCTAATCAGGAGTATGTACCTTTGGAGCATCAGCAAGACAAGCCAGccaaagaatataaatttatacttgaTCCATTTCAAAAGGAGGCAATTTTATGCATTGATAACAATCAGTCGGTTCTTGTCTCCGCACATACGTCAGCTGGTAAAACTGTCGTGGCTGA ATATGCGATAGCGTGTTCTCTCAGGGATAAGCAGAGAGTAATATACACTACTCCGATCAAAGCGTTGAGCAATCAGAAATATAGAGAATTTCACGAGGAATTTAAGGATGTTGGTTTGGTAACGGGCGATGTTACTATAAATCCGACAGCGAGTATACTAATCATGACTACtgaaattttacgaaatatgcTCTACAGAGGTTCAGAG GTAATGCGTGAAGTTGGTTGGGTAATTTTCGATGAGATTCATTACATGCGCGATAAAGAGAGAGGCGTGGTGTGGGAGGAAACGCTTATCCTATTGCCGGACAATGTACACTATGTATTTCTATCCGCTACTATACCAAACGCACGACAATTCGCGGAGTGGGTGACGCATTTGCACAATCAACCCTGCCATGTAGTGTCTACGGACTACAGACCTACTCCGTTGCAACATTATATCTTTCCAGTTGGCGGTGATGGTATACATCTG GTTGTAGACGAGACCGGCCAATTCAAGGAGGAAAATTTCAATAGAGCCATGGCGTGCCTACAAAATATGGGTGACGCGGCTAAAGGTGACATGAAAGGACGCAAAGGTGGTCTACGTGCCACGAACAGCGGGCAAACGAATATCTTCAAGATGGTAAAAATGATCATGGAGAGAAACTTCGCGCCCGTAATAATCTTCAGTTTTTCGAAGAAGGATTGCGAGGTTTACGCGATGCAAATGGCCAAACTGGATTTGAACACGTTAGAGGAGAAAAAACTGGTAGATGAGGTTTTCAACAATGCGGTAGACGTTCTCAATGACGACGACAAAAAGTTACCGCAAGTTACGAACTTGCTGCCGCTTTTGCGGCGCGGAATAGGAATCCATCACGGTGGACTCTTGCCGATCTTGAAGGAGACGGTCGAGATATTATTCGGCGAGGGTCTGATCAAAACGCTTTTCGCCACTGAAACGTTCGCGATGGGTCTGAACATGCCAGCACGGACAGTCCTGTTTACGGCACCCCGTAAATTCGATGGCAAGGACTTTCGTTGGATCACGTCGGGTGAATACATCCAGATGTCCGGTCGCGCCGGCAGAAGAGGTCTCGACGACAAAGGAATTGTCATATTGATGATAGACGAGCAAGTTAGTCCCGTCGTTGGTAAAGCTATCGTTCAAGGAAAACCAGATCCAATCAACTCCGCGTTTCACTTGACCTATAATATGGTTCTTAATCTTCTCCGAGTGGAAGAGATTAATCCAGAATACATGTTGGAAAGAAGCTTCTTTCAGTTTCAAAATCAAGCTGGTATTCCAGCTTTGTATAACA AGGTAAAAGAATTATCTACCGCTTACAATACCGTAAATGTGGACAGATATGACGAGATTGCTTCTTATCACGATGTACGCCAACAACTCAATCGGCTCAGCAAAGAGTTTCAATCATTTCTAACACGACCGGAGTACTTGGTTCCGTTTTTAATGTCTGGAAGATTAGTAAAA gtgaaaaatgaaaacgaAACGTTCGATTGGGGCATGGTAGTgaattttaagaagaaaaatccGAAAAATCCAGTAAAGGACAAGACTGTTATTGTCATTGACGTTTTACTTCACTTATCGAAAGATTCTAAAGAAGGCAATCCAATTCCATGTCGCGATGGTGAAGAAGGCGAAATGGAAGTAGTTCCTgttttgcataatttaatttcgcaaATCAGTTCAATCAGAGTACATTATCAAAAGGATCTTAGGCCGCCTGATAATAGGAAGAGCGTACTGAAATCGATACGAGAAGTGAAAAAGAGATACTCGGGAGATTTACCGTTACTCAACCCTATTACAGACATGCATATACAGGATCAGGCTTTTAAagatattgtcaaaaaaattgaagtgtTAGAGAAAAGATTATATGCACATTCTTTGCATAAA GATCCCAATGTAAACGTATTATACGAACAATTTTTGCACAAGGAAGAATTGGCTACGCAACTTAAGCAAGCCAAGGAAGAGTTTAAGCAGGCTAAGTCGATACTTCAAATGGACGAACTGAAATGTAGAAAGCGAGTTTTAAGGAGAATGGCGTATTGCACATCGGCGGACGTTATAGAATTGAAAGGACGTGTAGCTTGCGAGCTGAACGGTGCCGATGAGCTTTTAATGACTGAGATGATTTTTAATGgtctttttaattctttgagCGTGCCACAAATGGTAGCGTTAATCAGTTGTTTTGTATGTGACGAAAAGTCAAACGAAATGCCTAAAAGTACAGAGGAATTAAGTGGTCCGCTTAGACAGATGCAGGACTTGGCTCGACGAATAGCAAAGGTATCGACAGAGGCCAATCTGGAATTAGACGAGGATGCATATGTCGATAGATTCAAACCGTATTTAATGGACGTTATATACGCTTGGTGTAAAGGCGCAACATTCTTacaaatttgcaaaatgacAGATATATTTGAAg GATCTATTATCAGGTGTATGCGACGTTTAGAGGAGGTACTTCGACAATTATGTCAAGCTGCAAAAGGTATCGGAAATACAGatctagaaaataaatttagcgAGGCGATCAAACTTATAAAACGGGATATCGTATTTGCTGCGtccttatatttataa